The proteins below come from a single Molothrus ater isolate BHLD 08-10-18 breed brown headed cowbird chromosome 3, BPBGC_Mater_1.1, whole genome shotgun sequence genomic window:
- the DSE gene encoding dermatan-sulfate epimerase isoform X1: MRTHTRGAPSVFFIHAVCFAFVCGAREDQDTMVPFVNANYDSYPMLYFSKGDVETLRLQASTTHQHIAARLIEAVQTMLSNPLEYLPPWDPKEFSARWNEIYGNNLGALAMFCVLFPENMEAINMAKDYMERMAAQPSWLVKDAPWDEVPLAHSLVGFATAYDFLYNYLSKIQQERFLEVIANASGYMYEASYRRGWGFQYLHNHQPTNCVALLAGSLVLMNQGYLQEAYLWTKQVLAIMEKSVVLLREVTDGSLYEGVAYGSYTTRSLFQYMFLVQRHFDINHFSHPWLKQHFAFMYRTVLPGFQRTVAIADSNYNWFYGPESQLVFLDKFVMRNGSGNWLAEQIRRNRVVEGPGTPSKGQRWCTLHTEFLWYDASLRSVPPPDYGVPKLHYFEDWGVVTYGSALPAEINRPFLSFKSGKLGGRAIYDIVHKNKYKEWIKGWRNFNAGHEHPDQNSFTFAPNGVPFITEALYGPKYTFFNNVLMFSPAVSKSCFSPWEGQITEDCSSKWLKYKHDLAGDCQGRVVAAMERSGVVFIRGEGVGAYNPKLKLRKLQRNLILLHPQLLLLVDQIHLEDDSPLEAATSFFHNVDVPFEETVVDDVHGAFIRHRDGIYKMYWMDDTGHSEKATIASRMYPRGYPYNGTNYVNVTTLLRHPVTRAIYLFIGPSVDVQSFTVRGDSPQLDVFVTTGEHAYAVYLWPVEDGSRSAFAQVIADRQKIVFDRASAIRSSTVPEVKDYVGIVERNLQHFKPVFQQLEKQILSRVRNTASFRKTAERLLRFSDKRQTEEAIDRIFAISQRQQQQQRGRAKKNRKVAKGYKFVDAVPDIFAQIEVNERKVRQKAQTQAQKELPVDEDEEMKDLLDFADITYVKHKTGVSIKGRSGLAQMVATARSAPSISASYTRLFLILNIAIFFVMLAMQLTYFQKAKRLHGQRCLYAILLVDSCILLWLYSSCSQSQC, encoded by the exons ATGAGGACTCACACACGGGGAGCCCCAAGTGTGTTTTTCATACACGCGGTTTGCTTCGCCTTTGTCTGCGGCGCCAGGGAGGACCAAGACACGATGGTTCCTTTTGTCAACGCCAACTATGACAGCTACCCCATGCTCTACTTCTCCAAAGGGGACGTGGAGACCCTGCGGCTCCAAGCCAGCACCACACACCAGCACATTGCGGCTCGTCTGATCGAAGCAGTGCAAACCATGCTGTCAAATCCCCTGGAGTACCTTCCTCCCTGGGACCCAAAGGAGTTCAGCGCTCGCTGGAATGAAATTTATGGCAACAACCTTGGGGCCCTGGCAATGTTCTGTGTGCTCTTCCCTGAAAACATGGAGGCCATCAACATGGCTAAGGATTACATGGAGAGGATGGCGGCTCAGCCTAGTTG GCTAGTGAAGGATGCCCCCTGGGATGAAGTACCTCTTGCTCACTCCTTGGTTGGTTTTGCCACTGCTTATGACTTCTTGTACAACTACCTTAGCAAGATTCAACAGGAGAGATTTCTTGAAGTAATTGCCAATGCCTCGGGATACATGTACGAAGCATCATACAGACGTGGATGGGGCTTCCAGTACCTTCACAACCACCAGCCTACCAACTGTGTGGCCCTGCTGGCTGGAAGCCTGGTGCTGATGAATCAAG GCTACCTTCAGGAAGCTTACTTGTGGACCAAGCAAGTGTTGGCAATCATGGAGAAGTCAGTAGTCCTGCTGCGGGAGGTCACAGATGGCTCCCTCTATGAAGGGGTGGCTTATGGCAGCTACACAACCAGATCACTGTTTCAGTACATGTTTCTTGTCCAAAGGCATTTTGACATCAATCACTTCAGCCACCCCTGGCTCAAGCAGCACTTTGCATTTATGTATAGGACTGTCCTGCCAG GGTTCCAGAGAACTGTGGCCATCGCAGATTCCAACTATAACTGGTTCTACGGGCCGGAGAGCCAGCTGGTGTTTCTCGACAAGTTTGTCATGCGCAATGGCAGCGGGAactggctggcagagcagatCAGAAGGAACCGAGTGGTGGAGGGCCCAGGCACACCATCCAAAGGGCAGAGGTGGTGCACTCTCCACACTGAATTTCTCTG GTATGATGCAAGTTTGCGCTCTGTACCTCCACCAGACTATGGAGTTCCTAAGCTACATTATTTTGAGGACTGGGGAGTGGTGACTTACGGAAGTGCTTTGCCAGCTGAAATCAACaggcctttcctttccttcaagTCAGGAAAGCTGGGAGGACGTGCAATATACGATATTGTTCATAAGAACAAGTACAAAGAGTGGATCAAGGGGTGGAGGAACTTTAATGCTGGCCACGAACACCCAGACCAGAACTCCTTCACTTTCGCTCCCAATGGTGTACCTTTCATAACAGAAGCTCTTTATGGGccaaaatatactttttttaataatgtgttAATGTTTTCCCCTGCTGTGTCTAAGAGCTGCTTCTCCCCATGGGAAGGGCAGATTACAGAAGACTGTTCCTCAAAGTGGCTTAAATATAAACATGACTTGGCTGGAGACTGTCAGGGACGAGTGGTTGCTGCCATGGAGAGAAGCGGGGTGGTTTTTATCAGGGGAGAAGGAGTGGGTGCATACAATCCTAAACTGAAGCTGAGAAAATTGCAACGAAACCTTATACTTCTCCATCCCCAGCTTCTCTTGCTAGTGGACCAAATCCACCTAGAAGATGACAGCCCTCTGGAGGCAGCGACCAGTTTCTTCCACAATGTGGATGTGCCTTTTGAAGAAACAGTTGTTGATGATGTCCATGGGGCCTTTATTAGGCACCGTGATGGGATATATAAGATGTACTGGATGGACGACACTGGCCACAGTGAGAAAGCCACCATTGCCTCGAGGATGTATCCCCGGGGCTACCCCTACAATGGAACAAACTACGTGAATGTAACAACCCTGCTGCGGCACCCCGTCACGAGGGCCATCTACCTTTTCATTGGGCCCTCTGTGGACGTGCAGAGCTTCACCGTGCGTGGAGATTCCCCGCAGCTGGATGTTTTTGTGACCACTGGTGAGCACGCCTACGCCGTGTACCTGTGGCCCGTCGAGGATGGCTCCCGCTCTGCCTTTGCACAGGTTATTGCAGACCGCCAGAAAATTGTCTTTGACCGAGCCTCTGCCATCAGGAGCTCCACAGTGCCAGAAGTGAAGGACTACGTAGGCATCGTGGAGAGGAACCTGCAACATTTTAAGCCCGTCTTCCAGCAGCTTGAGAAGCAAATCCTGTCTCGTGTACGCAACACGGCCAGCTTTAGGAAGACTGCTGAGCGCCTGCTGAGGTTTTCAGATAAGAGGCAGACAGAGGAGGCCATTGACAGGATATTTGCAATctcacagaggcagcagcagcagcaacgtggcagagcaaagaaaaacagaaaggtaGCCAAAGGCTACAAATTTGTTGATGCTGTTCCTGACATTTTTGCACAGATTGAggtaaatgaaagaaaagtgcGACAAAAGGCACAGACTCAAGCACAAAAAGAGTTGCCTGTAGACGAAGATGAGGAAATGAAAGATCTTCTGGACTTTGCAGATATCACTTATGTGAAGCACAAAACTGGGGTGTCAATCAAAGGCCGATCAGGGCTGGCACAAATGGTGGCAACTGCTCGAAGTGCCCCATCAATATCAGCTTCTTATACTCGCCTCTTTCTAATTCTCaacattgctattttttttgTCATGCTAGCAATGCAGCTCACTTATTTCCAGAAGGCCAAGAGACTGCATGGCCAAAGATGTCTGTATGCAATACTTTTAGTAGACAGCTGTATATTATTGTGGCTGTATTCTTCCTGTTCTCAGTCACAATGTTAG
- the DSE gene encoding dermatan-sulfate epimerase isoform X2, translating into MGLPVPSQPPAYQLCGPAGWKPGADESRYDASLRSVPPPDYGVPKLHYFEDWGVVTYGSALPAEINRPFLSFKSGKLGGRAIYDIVHKNKYKEWIKGWRNFNAGHEHPDQNSFTFAPNGVPFITEALYGPKYTFFNNVLMFSPAVSKSCFSPWEGQITEDCSSKWLKYKHDLAGDCQGRVVAAMERSGVVFIRGEGVGAYNPKLKLRKLQRNLILLHPQLLLLVDQIHLEDDSPLEAATSFFHNVDVPFEETVVDDVHGAFIRHRDGIYKMYWMDDTGHSEKATIASRMYPRGYPYNGTNYVNVTTLLRHPVTRAIYLFIGPSVDVQSFTVRGDSPQLDVFVTTGEHAYAVYLWPVEDGSRSAFAQVIADRQKIVFDRASAIRSSTVPEVKDYVGIVERNLQHFKPVFQQLEKQILSRVRNTASFRKTAERLLRFSDKRQTEEAIDRIFAISQRQQQQQRGRAKKNRKVAKGYKFVDAVPDIFAQIEVNERKVRQKAQTQAQKELPVDEDEEMKDLLDFADITYVKHKTGVSIKGRSGLAQMVATARSAPSISASYTRLFLILNIAIFFVMLAMQLTYFQKAKRLHGQRCLYAILLVDSCILLWLYSSCSQSQC; encoded by the exons ATGGGGCTTCCAGTACCTTCACAACCACCAGCCTACCAACTGTGTGGCCCTGCTGGCTGGAAGCCTGGTGCTGATGAATCAAG GTATGATGCAAGTTTGCGCTCTGTACCTCCACCAGACTATGGAGTTCCTAAGCTACATTATTTTGAGGACTGGGGAGTGGTGACTTACGGAAGTGCTTTGCCAGCTGAAATCAACaggcctttcctttccttcaagTCAGGAAAGCTGGGAGGACGTGCAATATACGATATTGTTCATAAGAACAAGTACAAAGAGTGGATCAAGGGGTGGAGGAACTTTAATGCTGGCCACGAACACCCAGACCAGAACTCCTTCACTTTCGCTCCCAATGGTGTACCTTTCATAACAGAAGCTCTTTATGGGccaaaatatactttttttaataatgtgttAATGTTTTCCCCTGCTGTGTCTAAGAGCTGCTTCTCCCCATGGGAAGGGCAGATTACAGAAGACTGTTCCTCAAAGTGGCTTAAATATAAACATGACTTGGCTGGAGACTGTCAGGGACGAGTGGTTGCTGCCATGGAGAGAAGCGGGGTGGTTTTTATCAGGGGAGAAGGAGTGGGTGCATACAATCCTAAACTGAAGCTGAGAAAATTGCAACGAAACCTTATACTTCTCCATCCCCAGCTTCTCTTGCTAGTGGACCAAATCCACCTAGAAGATGACAGCCCTCTGGAGGCAGCGACCAGTTTCTTCCACAATGTGGATGTGCCTTTTGAAGAAACAGTTGTTGATGATGTCCATGGGGCCTTTATTAGGCACCGTGATGGGATATATAAGATGTACTGGATGGACGACACTGGCCACAGTGAGAAAGCCACCATTGCCTCGAGGATGTATCCCCGGGGCTACCCCTACAATGGAACAAACTACGTGAATGTAACAACCCTGCTGCGGCACCCCGTCACGAGGGCCATCTACCTTTTCATTGGGCCCTCTGTGGACGTGCAGAGCTTCACCGTGCGTGGAGATTCCCCGCAGCTGGATGTTTTTGTGACCACTGGTGAGCACGCCTACGCCGTGTACCTGTGGCCCGTCGAGGATGGCTCCCGCTCTGCCTTTGCACAGGTTATTGCAGACCGCCAGAAAATTGTCTTTGACCGAGCCTCTGCCATCAGGAGCTCCACAGTGCCAGAAGTGAAGGACTACGTAGGCATCGTGGAGAGGAACCTGCAACATTTTAAGCCCGTCTTCCAGCAGCTTGAGAAGCAAATCCTGTCTCGTGTACGCAACACGGCCAGCTTTAGGAAGACTGCTGAGCGCCTGCTGAGGTTTTCAGATAAGAGGCAGACAGAGGAGGCCATTGACAGGATATTTGCAATctcacagaggcagcagcagcagcaacgtggcagagcaaagaaaaacagaaaggtaGCCAAAGGCTACAAATTTGTTGATGCTGTTCCTGACATTTTTGCACAGATTGAggtaaatgaaagaaaagtgcGACAAAAGGCACAGACTCAAGCACAAAAAGAGTTGCCTGTAGACGAAGATGAGGAAATGAAAGATCTTCTGGACTTTGCAGATATCACTTATGTGAAGCACAAAACTGGGGTGTCAATCAAAGGCCGATCAGGGCTGGCACAAATGGTGGCAACTGCTCGAAGTGCCCCATCAATATCAGCTTCTTATACTCGCCTCTTTCTAATTCTCaacattgctattttttttgTCATGCTAGCAATGCAGCTCACTTATTTCCAGAAGGCCAAGAGACTGCATGGCCAAAGATGTCTGTATGCAATACTTTTAGTAGACAGCTGTATATTATTGTGGCTGTATTCTTCCTGTTCTCAGTCACAATGTTAG